CGATCCCCTGGGACGACTGCTGATTGCACCGGCCGCCTCGGTGGTGAACGGTGCCCTGGTACCGGTGTCACTGGCACTTTGGCATGGCCCGGGGCCGGTCCTGTTGCTCAGTCTGGGAACCTTTGCCGCCGGTGGTCTGCTGGCAGCCCTCACGGCATCGCTGCGACGCCCGGCGGCGGTGGACGGTCAGTACCTGCCGACTGGGGAACGCATCTACCGGCTGCTGCTGGACGGGCTGCAGCAGGGGGCGGTCGCGGTGACCGCTAGGTTGCAGAGTGGACGGCTGCGTTATTACCTGATGTCGGTTACCGGCGCAGCCGTCATCTTGATGGGTGGGGTCATGCTGGGCGGTCGGGAAAGCGGGCTGGATATTCCCATGCCCGACGGTCATCTCCATGAATGGTTGACGGCGCTGGTCATCCTGGCCGGAGCCCTCATGGCCACGGTGACCCGCTCACGGCTGGCTGCGGTGGCGGCGTTGGGGACGGTAGGCTATGGCGTTGCCCTGATCTATATCCTGTTTGGCGCACCGGACCTGGCCATGACCCAGTTCTGCATCGAGACCCTTTCCATCATCCTGTTTGTGCTGGTGCTGCACCGGCTGCCCCATTTCACACAGCTCTCCTCGCCGTTGACCAGAAGTCGCGATGTCGTGGTTTCGCTGGCCATCGGCGGCATCATGACCATGCTGGTCTGGCTGGCCATCTCCCAACCGATGGTATCCCACCTGAGCGACTGGTTTTTGGAGCAGAGCCTGCCGGCGGGGCATGGCCGCAACGTGGTCAACGTGATTCTGGTAGACTTCCGCGCCCTGGACACACTGGGTGAAATCACGGTGCTGGCCGTTGCCGCCCTGGGGGTCTACGGCTTGTTGCGTCCCCGTTCCGGGGAGGGGGGGAGGGAGTGACATGCATTCACTGATCCTGGCTACCGCCATCCGGTTGCTGCTGCCGCTGATGCTGATTTTCTCACTTTTTCTGCTGCTGCGGGGGCACAACGAACCGGGGGGCGGCTTCGTGGGCGGGTTGGTGGTGGCCGCCGCCTTTGCACTCTATACCCTGGCGCACGGGGAAAAGGAGGGGCGGCGGATGCTGCGGGTGGAGCCGCTACGGCTGGTGACGGTGGGGTTGGTCACGGCGTTGGTGAGCGGTTTGCTGCCGATGCTGGCGGGATTCCCTTTTCTGACCGCGCTCTGGAGTTCCGTGCCGGCGCCGGTTATCGGCCATGCCGGTACTCCCCTGCTGTTCGATCTGGGAGTTTATCTGCTGGTGGCCGGTATGGCACTGCTGATCATTTTTACCCTGATGGAGGAATAAATGGAGCCGGTTCTGGCGGTGGTCATAGGCGGGCTGTACGCTGCGGGCATGTACCTGATGGTGCGGCGGAGCATCGTCAAAATGATTTTCGGGCTGGCGCTGCTGGGCAATGCCGCCAACCTGCTGATTTTCACCGTGGGGC
The window above is part of the Trichlorobacter ammonificans genome. Proteins encoded here:
- a CDS encoding Na+/H+ antiporter subunit B; amino-acid sequence: MHSLILATAIRLLLPLMLIFSLFLLLRGHNEPGGGFVGGLVVAAAFALYTLAHGEKEGRRMLRVEPLRLVTVGLVTALVSGLLPMLAGFPFLTALWSSVPAPVIGHAGTPLLFDLGVYLLVAGMALLIIFTLMEE